The genomic region ACTTctgaaacactttattttacTCTAGTAGATTAACATCATGAGGAGATAAATAACCATTGAAGCTTGTTCTTACCTCAGAGGACCCACTTGTatcagtctgtcacacacagcctcactccGAGAATGAGACTTTACAGAAAAAGGAAGTGTTCACACTTTGAAAGGGGATGCAAAGAAATGATTATCATCCCCTGTCATGCAAGCCAGAAAACAGCTTCTTGTAGGTGTTATGATTACAGTGATGGAGTTTGCAGCTTCTCACAGTATCTGCACTCAGATGCTCTTCCCCCCACTTCCTCTATTAGTTGTTGTTTGTAGTGAAGTCTTGTTGATAGGCACAGAGCAGTTTTCattacttcatatttattttgagaATTCCTGCTCACATAGTATTCACAgtgtctctatttaaaactTCATCTAACAATGTGAAAACGTATCAAAAGGGTTTGTGGAGAgtttaataaacataaaagtgCAGGTGAACAACACgtaaacaggaaacatctcacacagagaaaaaagcaTTTCACTCCCCGAGAGCTGCAGCCACGATCTTCACGGCATCGGCCGCCATTTCATCAATGGCGCCGTTCAGAGCTTGCAGCATGGCGGTGAAGGAGCGGCTGGCATAATGGGCGTGTCTGGGCATGGCCATCTCCACCAGCTTTGACGACACCGTGGCCAAGTCCTGTTCTGCCGCTGCCAGCCGCCGCTTCACTTCCCCTTTGGTAACCTCCCCTGACAGCGCACAGGTCCGCAGCCCTTTAAGTCTCGGGGGTTCCACGCCTCGCTGCCGGGCCAGTCGCTCGACTGATTTGTCATCCAGGCACAGAGATAACTGAGCTTTTGTCAGGATCCACACCGCTACTCACGCGTCCACCATagaagccaccaggggggcggGAACGGCCGACATCCCAACAGATAGCGACGCAGAGGCCCATCGCGGAGCTTTGAAGGTCTCCTTTTTCTGGGTGACCAGGGCTGAGGTGAGCGTCGGGAGAGCCAAGAGAAGGGCTTGGGCTCGGATCTCTGGAAGGTCTTTGCCCAAGTCGTCCAACAGACTGCCCTTCCACAACTTATGACCCTTCACCTGTCTTTAGTTGTTCAGGAGAGCATGACCCAGACAAATACCTTCATCTGAAGTAACTTAATCAGCTCCATGCAGGTCCGGACCTcggtattatttaaaaatgtgggCGGTGGGTGAGTGAGTAGGAGGTGGAGTGGATCATCTTCTGGTAAATATACAAGGTAACGTAGTGTTAACGTCTCCTGCTCGACCTCCAGACCGGAGTCGGTGACGTACAGGGGAGATGTCTGTTCTCCTCCCGGGCTGAAGCCGCTTCTCACTTCAGGGTTCACACCCTTCACTTTCTGTAGCAGTAGAGAAATAACAGAGAagctgttgtatttattttccaacaCACTGTAACTGACCTTGTccatcttttctctctctctctctctctctctctctctctctctctctctctctctctctctctctctctctcgaccaCTCACTCTCTTAAACACATTGAAGCTCTACTCTTACAACACAAGGCCAATCAGTGAATTGATTGACAGAATCTACTCTGCACTGTAACAATGTAAATATATGAGCtgggttgttgtgtttcttcactgaGACTCAAATGAAGAGATTTCTTCAGACACACTTTCCTTTGGGAAGGAACAAGAGGCTGAAGTCAAGcccaagagagaaagacagaaagttgGTGATGATGAGAGACAAGGACCAGTGTTCCCACTGTTCCCACTCAGGGCAGTATTAGTGTTATATAACTGTGCTGTTgaatacaaagaaagaaaattcataatttgttccaacatatttcattttattttgagcaacaggatatttacatttcaggtgtgtgggtttggattaagttcacaacactggaaagcacaaagaaaaacattcagcagtgattctcagcatttcttGTCTAACTGCATgtaatttatgtatatatagattatataaaaagttatcaatACAGTCATTTTAcactcacattatttacattttaagtttcaaaataaggattttaaccttttatccctcacatttagctatgttcactattttctccagaacctttaattaacagttttaaatattgatatattatattttagctcAGTAATGTAACTTCTGTGCCTTCTTGCTAACTAGTTTTAAAATACTCCTAATGGCAACACagtttaacacatgaactcttcagactctctgtgatgacttattgtgaatataaacttcctcaggcccgaggtagctgtaaaaagcaggaggagaacatctcaggtcaaatcctgacgttagagtaaagactctcatcttggtgtgagctgctggagtctctgttggtcgtctgacgtcggggcgtcgctgtgaatctcacctgtggaaagttcagctccacttcaccttcactggtgtggtcgtcaagtagatttggagatgttggtgcacgtgcagctgcatcactaatgttttcatagtcctgcaggctctctggttcattCTAGGATGAGAGCGGAGGTAGTTTATAGATTATTTGTGCTACAATTTCTGGATTAAATTCACCTAATAGCAAAATATACGGACTGATATAAAGAAATGAGAGGTCACGGTTCCTGACCTTTTTAACTCGTGTTGGCTTGGACACCTTCGCATACACGGAGTCTTCTTCCACCTTTCTTTGCTTCttccttgaaaaacaaatatcaacatgacATGTGCTGATTAATAACGACTTTGTTGTTCTGGTATTGTAACACAAAGATTAAATTCTCACTtcagattattcttaaagttcagAGGAGCGTAGTTGACAGAATCCTCCTCGGTGTTTCCAGCTTGCCGTCTTGTGTGGTTTTGTGCAGAGGCAGCCTGAGCAGATGgagacagaaaacatcattgattatcaagcagcaactgaatcACTTCATTCATgctctaaaatggatgctgtacaggttgtcttttaatcactggccccagtatactgagatataagtgcactgatagacagctactgacagggcaaacagtgagggcaggatatggaagaacaaggagggaaaagcaacagcttgaacagtaaaagacacatctgcctgtagagccagattaatactgatgatagaagatggaaggcagtagctctacatggtcaatttgaggGTTGAAGATATCCTGATAGATTATTTTATTGataatttttaaaaatgatgtgcacatgttgttgtcttgtttcagaTCCTTGCATCGTGtgttctcaaaataaaacaaataacagattctgGGACTTTGGATGCTTTATAATATCACcactaaaacatatttgataacatattattgaaattatgactttagagcaggggttttcaaccaggggtccgcggccccctggtggtccgtgacggcattgcagggggtctgcgaaattaactttgatatttcaacacatttccagattactcttgaatatcatgaaaaatatctaacataagaaaaatatatctaaaataatataaaggtgatgaggggaaccttgaaaccggcttggggctagaaactgcaggtagttttcccctgtgcatgcgtgttaaatAGAGATGTACAAGAGCGGTTgacctaggtagaaaaactctcaggaggtgttggagatgtagtttgtgtgatgggaatttttgttttcccaaaaagaaggcccaaaagggcagcattaataatgacaatatgaatagacaaaagagtgaaaaacaaatactttgtaatgagaaaaatgaattggcataatagccaaaacaattaattgcaataacagtcaactttaccacgttcgctggttgagaaacaatttcttaggagagttaTAACACTTACGTCTATCGAGTAGCAGTTCTcccaacagaatgaatagacaagcttaaatcgggcctaagcacgcccctacagttggcacaaaccatgattgttattgatcaccgttactttaacgttctctcaacatgtcagctacatgtctgtacatttaagtcatgaacgttatatattgatgtacatatggttctgagatgtagtacaactacaaactgcattttaattttgttttcaattcgtAAACACTGAAAATCcaccatttttgttgttttttacacagatttttcttgatttgttaactagatatatctagatttgctttagagtatttagaagaatcagtagttttacagctgtaacagGGTAGAAGTGACGaggcagaggcttaaatatcctgaatcttAGACCTGTAGTCTCCTTAATCACTGTTTCCTACGATTTCAATATACATAAAGCCAATTAGATATAAATGTTGAAGTTTCAACAACTGgttgttaaataattaaaaaatctattgtgCTACGACACGGTTCTGACAACAGGCCACCATGACTAGACACTTTGAATTAAACTCTTTTTAACATAAATCTTCTTGAGTTTTACTAAAGTCTCTGTTTAAAGACTGTTTTAACTTATTGTTTTCTAGTTTAAAGTGTTGTCTCAACCCGGGACTCACCTGGGGCAGATTCAAAATGCTGTAAACAAGGTTGATGTCGGTCGGAGGCCTGTGGAATATAAAAGATATGTAAGAATAAACATATGCATACAGAGTGAATGACTATTATAAATAACAGGGCAGACTTTCATTGTGCTATTCATGTCGGAGGATATAGAACATAAATGGATGCTTTGACTATAGCATGAGCAGCAGTCCATGTCTGACTCTGTCCCACATGATGATCCTTGTCCTGGGTGGGGACAGTGTGTTGAGTGGGTGTGGTCGTACGTGCTGTCTGGAAGAGGCTGGTGTTCAGGGGCGTCTGGACGACTCAACTGCTCCGAAAAATCAGAAGGggatttggtgtttgttgttccttgttgaataGATTTCTTCCTCCTGAGtctgaaaacatagagggacatgatATGGTTACACATGCCGgaccatctctgaaatgtatttatttaatcaaattcacttcttattcattcaccttaaaactatgacgaTTAAAATGATAATCATCAGGACAAATAGAGCAGGAAGGAGGAACTTCAGGATATGCAGAGAGTTTCCTGTggctaaaagagagagagcatcatatcGAGCTTCACCTTTGGCTAccgaaatcaaatcatttactCCTTGattcttattttgtttttgtgcgaAGGATGTAGGAAATGGGATGTACAGATggacaaccagaaaacatgatctgatataaacctCCCACATATCTcctgaacaataaaacacacagttataaggtcttgaaattcactcacgttcaaacagatggacgggatcagacaaacttTGATCTACTTCATTTTCTGCGACgcagtagtagactcctgactggtttgagtacactgtgtggttttgatgctcggacacaagttcatcctgttcctctccctgactcttcctgtaccatgagtagtgttggactgggggaaagctgtgactgaagcagctcagcatcacggagctcctcccgtcaagctcctgcttctctgccgactccgtgatgtgtgtgtgttttgaaacgTATTTTCGCACCAGTTAATGGgcattgaaacaataaaagataaaacagactgGCTTTAGATTCTCCTGATGAAACTTTCAATTTTTCTCTCAGCAATTTCTCTTCCTAGcaaagggttaaccctaacagcCACTGATTTTAGGTAAGTGTTccatttttttacttatttctgaTCAGGTTTGCTAAACCTTATTTTGAATGACatcatattgtggagtaatgttttcttctttttggaaccagcacgtctgatcagtatttactttatacacagtaatgtagaatatatcctccttgtttatccattcaccatcacaagtgcatTAGTCCATGTGATCCGCGATGGAAGGAAACCTTCAACACTTCacttcagagtcagagtcttGCTCTCACTAACATATTTTGGGTTATTCAGACTTCCTTCACATCTACGATAGATAAACACAGGTTGCACAGTCATATAATGTGGTTAAGAACAAAGTTTCTTGTTGTAAAAATAACCCCCCTCAGAAATGAAGTAGTTCTACTCACAGCTCACACTCAGAGTCgccgtctcctctgtgctcactTGTCCTTGGAAGAGGACCGTGCAGGTGATGTTGGTTccgtgatgttcagctgaagggGAGAAGGACAGAGTCGAGCTGCGTCTCTTAGCGAACTCAGCCACATTCTCAGTTTTGAAGGCCGTGATGTTTCCTGTGAGGTCAGTgtcgctctctcctcttcctcgccaccTCCAGGTGAATGTAGGTTCAGATCCAGAGCAGAGACCAGGAGCAGTGCAGGTCAGTGTGGTCGGCTGTCCTTCAGTAAGAGGTGGAATCATCACTGTGGGCCTCTGACTCAGACCTGATGGGAGACCAGTTCATGAATGGAGTCAGATCAGAACGTCAtcattcacttcattcacatttttttaaatggggcAACGATAGGAATCTGCATCAGCTAAACAACGGCCAAAATTACTTTATGTCCCAcccatagactgtgaataaagatggacgacatgacagctccactaaagtgaagccaaattcccttgatcaccctctggtggttgccacctccatgttagtaaatgggacatggatcaaaaactcaaacttcaCCTCAAATGAACTTTTCACAAGAACTGTTTCCGTCACTTCCAGGAGatcatatcacactgatgtttgttaaattgCAAATTCTTCAGAAAGTTTGTTTCTAATACGTTTTTTGGTGTTAGCCTCTGTAACGGGATGAAACATCTTAATTGGTCTTACAATCGGTTGAGGCCATGTACTGACTGGACTTTAACACCACTCTACATCCCAAAATCTCTACTGTGCAAACTTTGACACCAAAAGTGTAACGTGGCATCACACGTATTTTGCACAACGGAAGGAAATGGAGAAgtgttgttcatgtttatttgcagcctATGGCCCAAAACACCAAACATGTCATACAGCAGAATGGTTCATACCTTTAACAGAGACAGTTGCTCTTTGGGAGAATTTATATGAACCTCTCCTCGGTGAAGCTTCAACTCTGAGTTGATATGTTCCAGAGTCCGACTCCTTCAGGTCATTGACGatgatgctgcagtttttcttgCTCACATCAGACTCCAGCAGTGACACTCGTCCTTTAAACTCCGACTGAACCTGATCGCTGGAGGTGTTACTGTTAAAAATCCTGTCTCCATAATCACATCTCTGTTTGGTCGATTCACATTTCAACCAAACTATATGTAAGAATTTGATATTCTCAGGAACAGTGAAGGAGCATGGTATCACGACACAGAGTCCGGCCTCCGCTGTTATTTCTCCTTCAACTAGAGTGATACAGTAATCTGTCAAcggacaactttgtttccccCACACTGAAGAACCTgttaatgcaaacattaagagaaaaacagggagagagattatttaaacttttaaaatataccaaaaaaaagaagaaaggctacttaaaaaaaatagaacatatgaatctgtcagttttacacagttttatatatatatatatatatatgaaatgagGTAAGCAAACACGACACAGAGGAATTCCAATAATCAACGTATAATactttggaaaacaaatgtatagttGAAATCCTAATCCCAAATTAAAACCTTGTCAGTAGCAAATCTTTTTAATAGCAAACTATTTCCACCTATTTTCTTCATAACCATAAAGTTGGCAtataagttaaaataaaaagtgaataccTGTCTCAGCATCACTGActctcacagagaaaagcagagtcgcccagatgagaacaaacatctcttcttcttcttcttcctccaacgAA from Pleuronectes platessa chromosome 10, fPlePla1.1, whole genome shotgun sequence harbors:
- the LOC128449176 gene encoding sialic acid-binding Ig-like lectin 14, whose product is MFVLIWATLLFSVRVSDAETGSSVWGKQSCPLTDYCITLVEGEITAEAGLCVVIPCSFTVPENIKFLHIVWLKCESTKQRCDYGDRIFNSNTSSDQVQSEFKGRVSLLESDVSKKNCSIIVNDLKESDSGTYQLRVEASPRRGSYKFSQRATVSVKGLSQRPTVMIPPLTEGQPTTLTCTAPGLCSGSEPTFTWRWRGRGESDTDLTGNITAFKTENVAEFAKRRSSTLSFSPSAEHHGTNITCTVLFQGQVSTEETATLSVSCE